The following is a genomic window from Hemitrygon akajei chromosome 6, sHemAka1.3, whole genome shotgun sequence.
ggttgcgaatgttgttcccttattcaagaaagggcatagagatagcccaagaaattatagaccagtgagtcttacttcagtgattggtaaattgatgaagaagatcctgaaagacaagatttataaacatttgacgaggcataatatgattaggaattgtcagcatggctttgtcaaaggcaagttgtgccttatgagcctgattgaatttttgaggatgtagctaaacacattgatgaagatagagcagtagatgtagtgtatatggatttcagcaagggatttgataaggtaccccatccaaggcttattgagaaagtaaggaggcatgggatccaaggggacgttgctttgtggatccagaactggcttgcacacagaaggcaaagagtggttgtagatgggtcatattctgcacggaggttggtcaccagtggagtgcatcagggatctgttctggaaccccctactcttcgtgatatttataaatgacctggatgaggaagtggagggatgggttagtaaatttgctgatgacgcaaaggttgagagtgttgtggatagtgtggagggctatcagagattacagcaggatatcgataggatgcaaaactgggctgagaagcggcagatggagtttaacccagataagtgtgaggtggttcattttggtaggttaaatatgatggcagaatatagtattaatggtaagactcttggcaatgtggaagatcagagagattttggggtcctagtctataggacactcaaagctgctgcgcatcttgactctgtggttaagaaggcatgcagtgcattggccttcatcaatcgtgggattgagtttaagagtcgagaggtaatgttgcagctatataggaccctgatcagaccccacttggagtactgtgctcagttctggtcacctcagtacaggaaggatgtggaaactatagaaagggtgcagaggagatttacaaggatgttgcctggattggagagcatgctttatgagaacaggttgagtgaacttggccttttctccatggagtgacagagaatgagaagtgacctgttagaggtgtacaacattagaggcattgatcgtgtggatagtcagaggctttttcccagggctgaaatggcaagcacaagagggcacagttttaagatgcttagaagtaggtacagaggagatgtcaggggtaaagtttttactcagagagtggtgagagcgtggaatgggctgccggtgatgatggtggaggcagaaacaatagggtcgtttaagagactcctagataggtacatggagcttagaaaaatagagggctatgggtaaccttaggtaatttctaaggtaatgacatgtttggcacagcttcgtggaccaaagggcctgtattgtgctgtaggttttctatgtttctattccaaTACTAATACCAatgcctaactagagttttataaagctgaaaAATTAATTTAGACCTCAGTGccccaactaataaaagcaagcatgccatatgtgtgcttaaccaccctatcaacctgtgtagccactttcagggaactatgtacttggACCCCAAGTTCCTTCTGTTCCTCAACGCTGTTAAGGGCTTTCCAGCTGTACGCTTTGCCAGTCatttacactgtccacaacaccaccaagctttgtgtcatctgcaaatttactaacccacccaactGCATTTTCATCCGGGTCACTTATgtacatcacaaacaacagaggtcccagtgTAACACTAATCAGAGACCGCCAGCTAGACTAAGTCCCTTTGATCGCTATCCACTGTCTTCTATAAACAAACCCTTACATTCAAACAGCTAATTTACCATTAATCCCATGCATCTTATCGCATAAGAGAGGAAATAGTTAATGTTCGAGGAAGGTGAATAATTCTGATGAGGGATCTGAAACATTATTTCTCTTCCCATGGAGACTTGCTGAGTACTTATTATGGCCCATCTACAGTGCTTAGCTGACAGTGAGTCATCGGGATGTCCTCAAGAAGTGTAAGGCATTATATAAATGTAAGAGTTTTATGGGATTAGCAGTGAAAATAGGGCAATGGCTGGAGAATTTTCATTATGGCATACTGCAGCTGTTTGTTTATATCAGAACGTGCAGATCTGAGGGAGATTTAATAAAAATGCATAAATTATGAAAAGGTCTGGACTAATGGAATAGAAAGAACTAGgttcaatttcaaaatttaagagaagtttgagttGGTACTTGGACACGAGGGGTATGGATTAGATGTGGATCAATGGGATTTGATGGAATAACAATTTCTATGCTGTAATTATGACTATTAATGTAGCACAGAAATAAATGGAATGATTGGAAGACAATTTAGAGAAAAAAATACACAACAGGCTGAGGGAGTGATGGAGGCAGAAATTCTCATTCCACCTATAACGGTTGAGGAATCCAAATCGATGAGTCTATCGGCCCGGAACTAGGAAGAGAAACCATCTTCTGTGGCCAGCACAGGGGCCTAGTATCACACAACTTTTTATAGATGGAATGAGAATTTCTGCCTCCACTACTCCCTCAGTCTGTTGTGTATTTTTTTCTAAATTGTCTTTGTGATTACTGTATaacaaatgcaatattaacatagcagatttttatatatataatctgGTACATTATTCATGATCACATTTGTGTCAATGCACAGATTTACTCAGCATGGTAAGCTTTGGCTGGAGCTTGAAATCTTTATCATGTGTAGCCAGCCTAGCTGTATTGTTTGCATCTGGTTGAACAGACAACTTCATCCCTGTGCCCATCTTTGGGAGCTCTCCAACTTAGTTCCCAGTGTGCGCTGGCGATGTTGACGGCACTGATGCAGCAGGGCAGTGTTGGCTTGTGGAATCGCACTCCATAGTGACTCTTTACTTCCACATGAATCAAGAGAGTTGCCGAGAAAATCATAGCAACAAATGGGTAACAGCTTTGAGAAAGTTGAGAAATGACCTGAATAAGATGTGTAAAATGATGAGGAATTTGATAGAGGCAGAGAAGCTATTTTGTCTGGATTATGGAATAAGTGGGTACAATTATACAACTAGAAATTTCCATTTTGGCAGGAGAGCAGGAGCTTTTATACACCTAAATGGCTATAGAAATCTGGAGCTCTCTACCCGAAGAGGTGATTGTCACCAAGCCAATTGTAATTTTTGAAGACTGAGATGGATATTTGCAGCAAATGATGGATTGAAAAATGAGGGCTAAAGGGATAGAAATAGTTACGCTGCATTACAGAATTCCACTGCACTGTACAATGTGTTGTTTCTTTAAATATCGAGATGTCATTGAACTTGAGAGGAAAATCAGATAAATTTTTTTCATAAAATAAAATTTTGAGATATTGGTGTATAATTTCATCCATAACTTTTGGGAAGTTCAGCATATTTGGTGAGGAACATTTGGCTTTGGACATGtagttcctaaaacactgaatcTCTGGGCCTGTTTTTCGTTCGTGGTTGAATCTGAAGTAAATACATTGTTATTGATTTATTTTCAGTAAATAACTTGATATTCTTTGCTGAATCATGTAACTAAGATAGACTTTAGTTAGGTAAGGCAACTAGATGGAGTTGCAGATCAGCCCTGGCCGGATTGATGATAGAAACAATGCAACTCCTCTTCCTGTGTTTGAATAGACCATGATAGGTAAAGGTGAATTAGATGCCCAATGGTCTGTTCTCATCTAGAAATTCCTTTGCTATGGTTCTATAACACTTAAAATGTATCCTTGAAGTAATGAGTGGAAccctttttggtttttttttgtagatATGGAGGATATGTCCCGAAGTTACAGAGTCGCCTGGGGGAGACTTACGGAAACGCCACTCTTGAGCTGTTGTCATATGAACCCGGGCAGCCCAAGTCACCATATTTAATTCTAACCCAGACAAAGCCATTGTACAATCCCCAAGTCCCAAGACATCTGCTCAATAGGACATATGGCCATCCAGAAATTACCACGTATGCAGGACAGGTGCAGAAGATAAACATCAAAAACGgtgatattttctgtttttattttctgcTGATGGATTTCTCGGGATCTATCCAATGACCAAGAAATATGTACTATTACATTACCTGCAATGTAGGAAGAATGAGATTCCTCTCGCTATAATCTCAGAAAAATATTTCCAAAATGTACAGAAACAAAATATTGCAATAgtagaaatctgaaatatttaCAGATACTAACTAACCTAGTAacacaaatttttttttttttaaaccatataacaatcacagcacggaaacaggccattccggccctcctagtccgtgccgaactcttaatctcacctagtcccacctacccgcactcagcccataaccctccactcctttcctatccatatacctatccaattttaccttaaatgacacaactgatctggcctctactacttctacaggaagctcattccacacagctatcactctctgagtaaagaaataccccctcgtgtttcccttaaacttttgccccctaactctcaaatcatgtcctctcgtttgaatctcccctactctcaatggaaacagcctattcacgtcaactctatctatccctctcaacattttaaatacctcgatcaaatcccccctcaaccttctacgctccaatgaatagagacctaacttgttcaacctttctctgtaacttaagtgctgaaaccctggtaacatcctagtaaatcgtctctgcactctctctaatttattgatatcaatAAAAATGCTGATATCAATTTATTGATATCAATAAATatcaatagaaaatgctggaaatacaccaCAGGCCCGGCAGTATCTTGGAGAGGGAAATGGTTAATGCTGCATGCTTGATGTATGAATTGTACTTCCTTCTCTCTGCATGAACAGCCTGACGTGTTGagggtttccagcattttcatcaTGGTGTTGGGATAACAACAGTAGCAGAGTTAACACCCACAAACTAAATTCAGTTCTCAGTTTCACTAATTTTGGGTGTGGGCCACAGAGatgtctcctcctcctcttcagaGGATCATTGGATATGTAATATCTACCTGAGAGGGAGTCACATCTCATTGGAAGCATTGTCTCATCTGAAGTGTAGCTTCCTCAATGAGACAGTGCTCGGACTTGCCTTGATCAGATTTTAGTCCTCATACTTGACAGTGGAATTTGAACCTTCACCTGATTGTGAGTCCAGCCATTAAGCAACAGCTAAATCAGCTGTTCATTCATTCTCATCTGTTACACTGATGAACTCAATATGGCACTCCAGTGAACATCAACAGCAGTTTGTAAATGCATAATTATGCAGCTTATAATTTGTCTATTCTTCAACAGACTGCAATGAACTTAGTGATTGTGCAAGATTACTTGTTCCAAATTTTTACTGTTTTGTTTATTTTCCCATCTCTTTCCTTAAAGGATGAAAATATATTTACCGGTACTCTCCCTTCATCTAAAAGACAACTAACTGTAATGTTTTTTAAACCATAGGCTACTTCTATCCCAGGGATGGTAAATATTATTTTGCCTTAAAGAATTATGTTTATGACAATAATCCTGAAACAACCAGTGCTAGTCAGACAATTGAAGAGCtgagaaagattgaaagaatgacATGCAAAAGGGGTGATATGATTGCACCGTGGAGAAAATCACAGCCTTCACTTTCTGTGGTAAGGTTTCATGGAGTTTTGTGGTCATGGACAACTCAGACTAGGTCTCTGAAGCAGAACAAAATGATGCATCTGTTCTTTTTTTCACAGGCATCGGAAGATATTAAACCACCAAGTAACTGCAATTTCTTACCCCTGGTATGTGAGCCATCTTTTGATCCATGTCTCTCAGACAGAATGGATCTATCCCAAACCCTAGAGAAAATGCCAGCAGAGCAGCACAGCAGGATTATTTATAAAAGTAACTCTGCACTCATTTCCGGTTACGGTGGGTTTGTGCCAGGTATGAGGTTCCCATTCTCTCTCCAACTGGCTCAGAGACTAATATCTTTTGATATAATCCCTGCATTATGTGTGTGGTTCAAGAGGTTGTAAGTAAAAATGTATAAATGTAATTTTAATGTTTGTTATAACTTATTGCACACTTTATCCCCAGTTGAGCTCTGTGTTTCAAATAATATATTTCATTACATGCTAATTTATCTACCCTGGGTGCACACGTGCCTATTGTTGAAGGAGATTACACAAGAATACTtggattatttttctttttctgttatACTTTatgatttaaattattttatatgCAGAAGTTCGTACTGTAAACTATCAGGTTGTAAGCCTATAATGAATCCAACCCTTTACATTTTACTGTGCCATCGACACCAACATCAATATGTCATCCTTTGGGTAATGTCATGAAGATCTGTTGACATTACAACACACAGCACACTACTAAGCAACCACACAATACTAACCCATACCATCCCTCTGCCTACCCTCAACACCCCTTGCCAAACCCAGTTCCCCAGATAGAATATACTGGAGGCACTTGCTGAGCATTTGACCAGAGGTGTTTTCTATCGTGTCCAATGACTGAAAGACCTAATCTATCATGGTCTCTTCTTCACCAACTTCACCTGAAGATTCAGTAAACATTTGACAAATTGCTGTCGATTTCATTGTTCCAGTTCCAATATCCTTTGATTACTTGTCCTTGAAAAACTTCAACTGCCCATGTCCCCTTCCTCTCACTCCCGCAAGGGTTATTTACTATGAATGAACCAGGAAATCTACTCTCTTCTAAAGTCTAGGCCTGTAGCATTCAAATCAGGTGATCCTGACCTGTATAAGAAATCAATATATCACCACCAGAAAGCTATCAAAGATGTTAAGAAGCAGTACTAGTCCAAAATCAAGTCTCAGTCCCGTCGTGAGCTGTGATTCTATAATGAGTTGCAAAAACAAGTCGGGCAGCATTGCCAATCACAGTGCATCTATTTCTGATGGGCTTGACACATTCTATGCACATTTTCAACCGAAGGGAATGGGTATATCACCACCCACCCTGTAAGTGTCCAATGCACTTGACTCTGGAGTCACTATCACTGACATAATATCAGTGTTCCAACGGCTGAACCTCCAGAAAGCATCAGGCCCGAGCAGTATCCCTGGTTGTGTCCTTAGATCCTGTGCGGATCAGCTGGCAGGggtatttgcagacatttttaacttCTCTCTGCTTCAAGCTATGGTTTCctcctgctttaagaagaccactgTCATCCTAGTACCTAAGAAAAACAGGATAGCACGCTTAATGACTACCAGTAGCTCTAACATCTGTCAtcctgaagtgctttgagaggctggtcctggcacACAACAACTCCAGCTTTCCAGAACAGTACCCACTGCAATTCGCTTATCACCAAATTCCTGGCCATACACTCATCTCCAAGCAAACTTATCACCAACCTCTAGACCCTGGGAGTTAGtgactccctctgcaactggatctttgaaaTTCTGACCAACAGACAACAATCAGTAATGAGCAGCAACACCTCCGCCATTATTCTAAACgctggtgctccacaaggttgcGTCTTCattccctactctactccctgtacacccacgactgtgtggccagggtctgctctatttccatctgcaagtctgcagatgataccatCGTAATGGGTCCCATCTCAAATAATGAGAAGTTGGAGTATAGGAAGGATATAGAGAGCTTAGTGTcaataaaacaaaagagctggccaTTGACTTCGTAAAGGGGTGATCCACATCgatggtgttgaggttgagagcaTCAACTTCTGAGGTGTGAACACCGCCAATAGCCTATCCTGAACCAGCCAAATTGATGTCAGGGCCAAGAAAGTTCACcaatacctctacttcctcaggaggctaaagaaattcagcgtGTTCCCTGTCGATTCTTACCAATTTTTTTGATGCACAATGAAAAGCTttctggatgcataatggctcGGCTTGGCATGTCACTGCAAGAaaatgcagagttgtggacacagctggGCACATCTCAGGAACCAGCTTCTTCTCTGCGGACTCTGTCTATACATCTCGCTGCCTTGGTAAAACAAGAGTCAAAAACCCCACCTATCCCAGACAttttctctcctcccctctcccaaaaATCTGAAAGTGCATAGCaccagggtgaaggacagctTTCATCAAAcagctatcagactcttgaatggacctcttgtttgATAAGGAtgcttgtcctcacaatctaccttgttatgatcttggaCATCATCCTTTACTTGGAATTTTTCACTAGCTTTTTTtgcttattctgcattgttattgttttagcctattctacctcaatgcactgtgtaataatttaGTCTATATAAACAGTATGTCAGAGAAGTGGCATGGCAGCATTGTGGTTAGCATAACATTTTACAGTAGCAAtgacccgagttcaattcccgccactgtctgtaagcaaTTTGTACGTTCTCGCCATGACTGTCgggttttctctgagtgctccagtttcttccctcatCCCAAAGACATACTTACTGACTGGGAGTTagtaatcagtcattgtaaattatttcatgattaggctagggttaaaccgaGGTTTGCTGAGTGAAACGGCTCCAAGAGCATTTTCCACACTTTATCGCAATAGATAAGAAGTAAATAAAGCTTTTTGCTATATTGTGGTaggtgtgacaataataaaccaatgccgATATTATTTCTCTTTCTACACAGGTCAGCAGTTTGTAACTGGTAAGAGCTGGGGCCGCAGCACCTTTAATGTTCTGGGACAAGGAGagaagagttccacagattcaccatgcccTACAACTTAGAAATAAGCATCCTATAGGAATGAGCATCTTAGACAGCTAAATTGTGAGCTTCTTTTACTTTTTTAGGAACAGGACTAAAATCTAATTTGATTTCCCAATTCACAGAGGTCGTTCTGAATCAAGTTTACTGAATGCAATAAAATTAAAGCTGGAGCAAATTCTCACACATTTATGTATTTACAAATATGAGGAACTTTGAAACCTGTATTGTACTTAAATGGTCAAGATTTACACAGTGGATTATATTTTACAAGAAACTTTAAACTTAAGTAGAAAAAAACAATTGTTATAAACTAAGAGTAGGTCTTAAAATGAGATCACAAGCTCCACATTTTTGTGTGCTGTGCAATCCAAATTAAAACAAAACATATAGTGAATTAAAACCTTGGACATGAGTGATATGGTTATTCCATCTGATTAGCT
Proteins encoded in this region:
- the LOC140729053 gene encoding ciliary microtubule inner protein 2B-like, which encodes MPFPLPLKRENAFSTFDPNFMPGYGGYVPKLQSRLGETYGNATLELLSYEPGQPKSPYLILTQTKPLYNPQVPRHLLNRTYGHPEITTYAGQVQKINIKNGYFYPRDGKYYFALKNYVYDNNPETTSASQTIEELRKIERMTCKRGDMIAPWRKSQPSLSVASEDIKPPSNCNFLPLVCEPSFDPCLSDRMDLSQTLEKMPAEQHSRIIYKSNSALISGYGGFVPGQQFVTGKSWGRSTFNVLGQGEKSSTDSPCPTT